The following proteins are encoded in a genomic region of Arachis stenosperma cultivar V10309 chromosome 4, arast.V10309.gnm1.PFL2, whole genome shotgun sequence:
- the LOC130974339 gene encoding pentatricopeptide repeat-containing protein GUN1, chloroplastic: MASAPPTPPPHCSSVPSRPNVNRSTHNHRHSSHHNNHNRHNHQNSRLRRQEQSRWNHNGYGSFANNSPLPYANATGSGSGAGVASASAVAAAVAAAAAAAGDNAPAAFSSALGMLGGRRSTLGLEFSGRRTTRFAARMRSGRLRYNNNKTKHSLIAEEVQQCLEKSGNDVASVDNVLLSYESKMYDPEDYIYLIRECGNKDLYLQVSKTYDFAMGRKHYNWFYKGKLTSTVISQLGKMKKIEHACRVFDVARSQGFGNTVYSYSSMINAYGHNGRFNDAVRLYRSMRPLGMEPNLITYNALIDAGAKGHVDFSIVAKFVDEMVANGIMPDRITYNSLLSVCVPGGAWEIARDLFAEMRNKGHEQDVYTYNTYLDVLCKGGQLDFARSIFADMSANNVFPNAVTYSILMDGYSKAGQSEEALALYDEMKRLDIPADKVSYNTLIAVYGRLGLFEDALFASEEMEICGYKKDIVTYNALLGGYGKHGMYDEVKRIFTEMKRKHIYPNTLTYSTLINVYTKGGMYMEAMEVYKEFKENDLEVDVVFYSQLIDTLCKNGLVESAMVLLDVMTRNGITPNVVTYNSMIDAFGDVSALGFKTSFRANDDQTESSASMLIAASSQNQTGSDKEDRISKMFEQLAVEKAGHGKKDLRTKQDFSILWLLRKMYELEIKPNVVTFSAILNACSRCNSFEDASRLLDELRLFNDQVYGVAHGLLMGSRENIWIHAQAVFDDMKRMDNLTASAFYNALTDMLWNFGQKRGAQLVVLEGRNRNVWTGDWSIECLDLHLMSCGAACAMVHNWLLNIRSIVFEGSELPKLLSILTGWGKHSKVLGDGALKRKIEALLNGIGAPFKIAESNIGRFTSPGYLVAAWLKKSSTLNVLVLHDRITASEPTASGLVYSLQAP, translated from the exons ATGGCTTCTGCTCCTCCCACACCACCACCACACTGTTCCTCTGTCCCTTCTAGGCCTAATGTTAACAGGAGCACCCATAACCATAGGCATAGCAGCCACCACAACAACCACAACCGTCATAACCACCAAAATAGCCGACTGAGGAGGCAAGAACAGTCAAGGTGGAACCATAATGGTTATGGTTCTTTTGCAAATAACTCACCTTTGCCTTATGCTAATGCCACAGGTTCAGGTTCTGGTGCTGGTGTTGCTTCAGCTTCTGCCGTTGCTGCAGCTGtagctgctgctgctgctgctgctggtGACAATGCACCTGCTGCATTTTCATCAGCATTGGGGATGCTCGGTGGCCGGAGGTCCACTCTCGGCCTGGAGTTTTCAGGCAGAAGGACCACACGGTTCGCGGCAAGGATGCGCTCAGGGAGGCTGAGGTACAACAATAACAAGACAAAGCATTCTCTTATTGCTGAAGAGGTGCAGCAGTGCCTTGAAAAGTCTGGTAATGATGTTGCATCTGTTGACAATGTTTTGCTTAGCTATGAGAGTAAGATGTATGATCCTGAGGATTATATTTACCTTATTAGGGAATGTGGCAATAAGGACCTGTACTTGCAGGTATCTAAGACCTATGATTTTGCTATGGGGAGGAAGCATTATAACTGGTTTTACAAGGGGAAGTTGACTAGTACTGTGATTAGTCAACTTGGTAAAATGAAGAAAATTGAGCATGCTTGTAGGGTGTTTGATGTGGCCAGGAGCCAAGGGTTCGGTAACACCGTTTATTCCTATTCCTCTATGATCAATGCTTATGGGCATAATGGGCGTTTTAACGATGCCGTGCGCTTGTATAGGTCAATGAGGCCATTGGGAATGGAACCAAATTTGATTACCTATAATGCCCTGATTGATGCAGGAGCTAAGGGGCATGTAGACTTTAGTATAGTTGCGAAGTTTGTTGATGAGATGGTGGCGAATGGGATCATGCCTGATCGGATTACCTATAATTCGCTTCTTAGTGTTTGTGTCCCAGGGGGTGCTTGGGAGATCGCCAGGGATTTGTTTGCTGAGATGAGGAATAAAGGGCATGAGCAGGATGTGTATACTTATAATACGTATTTGGATGTCTTATGTAAGGGTGGTCAGCTGGATTTTGCCAGAAGCATTTTCGCAGATATGTCTGCCAATAATGTTTTTCCAAATGCAGTAACATATAGTATTTTGATGGATGGCTATTCGAAAGCTGGCCAATCTGAAGAGGCTCTTGCTTTATATGATGAAATGAAGCGTCTAGATATTCCTGCTGATAAGGTTTCTTATAATACACTGATTGCAGTCTATGGAAGGCTTGGTTTGTTTGAGGACGCACTATTCGCCAGCGAAGAGATGGAGATCTGTGGTTACAAAAAGGATATTGTAACTTACAATGCTCTTTTGGGTGGATATGGGAAGCATGGAATGTATGATGAAGTTAAGAGAATATTTACTGAGATGAAAAGAAAGCATATTTATCCAAACACATTAACTTACTCTACGTTGATTAATGTCTATACTAAAGGAGGAATGTACATGGAAGCAATGGAAGTTTACAAAGAGTTCAAGGAGAATGACCTGGAGGTTGATGTTGTCTTTTATAGTCAACTTATTGATACTCTCTGTAAAAATGGGCTAGTGGAATCTGCTATGGTGTTGCTTGATGTGATGACCAGGAATGGAATCACTCCTAATGTGGTCACCTATAACTCCATGATTGATGCCTTTGGTGATGTTTCAGCTCTCGGGTTTAAAACTTCTTTTCGGGCCAATGACGATCAGACTGAATCTTCAGCTTCTATGCTTATTGCAGCGTCATCCCAGAATCAGACTGGATCTGACAAAGAAGACCGAATCTCAAAGATGTTCGAGCAACTTGCTGTGGAGAAAGCAGGACATGGGAAGAAGGATTTGAGGACCAAACAAGATTTCAGCATATTGTGGCTCTTAAGAAAAATGTATGAGCTGGAAATTAAACCAAATGTTGTCACATTTTCAGCGATTCTGAATGCCTGCAG CCGTTGCAATTCGTTTGAAGATGCTTCAAGGCTGTTGGATGAGCTCCGCCTGTTCAATGACCAGGTGTATGGTGTAGCCCATGGACTGCTCATGGGTTCAAGGGAAAACATATGGATCCATGCTCAAGCTGTCTTTGATGACATGAAGCGCATGGATAATTTGACAGCATCTGCCTTTTATAATGCTCTAACTGACATGCTGTGGAACTTTGGTCAG AAACGTGGAGCGCAGCTGGTTGTGCTTGAAGGGCGAAACCGAAATGTGTGGACTGGCGACTGGTCCATTGAGTGCTTGGATCTACACCTGATGTCTTGTGGAGCTGCATGCGCGATGGTTCACAATTGGTTGCTAAACATTCGATCAATTGTTTTTGAAGGATCTGAACTGCCAAAGCTGTTAAG TATTTTAACTGGTTGGGGAAAGCATAGCAAAGTGCTAGGCGATGGAGCTTTGAAGAGAAAAATCGAAGCTCTTCTGAATGGGATCGGAGCACCTTTCAAGATTGCTGAGTCTAACATTGGAAGGTTCACATCCCCTGGATATCTGGTTGCTGCATGGCTCAAGAAATCAAGCACCCTGAATGTGCTTGTTCTGCATGATCGCATTACTGCTTCTGAACCTACTGCTTCTGGTCTAGTATATAGCTTGCAGGCCCCTTGA
- the LOC130973809 gene encoding uncharacterized protein LOC130973809: MTNNMAMPPPPPRIPNPSSSSSSSSDEKSVPETAISEPPPTTTTTSTDSAAMPPPRIPEPPSSSNSDDSAEPRPPQQPPQPPKPSSSSSSSSSSSSQGIPIPYKIPPWSSAPCHEFCLEVLKDGAIIDKYDVHEKGAYMFGRLDLCDFILEHPTISRFHAVLQFKRSGDAYLYDLGSTHGTFLNKNQVEKNTYVDLHVGDVIRFGRSSRLFIFQGPSELMPPEINKKIIREMKMREVILDKEASLQRARLEASLSDGVSWGMGEDAIEEEEDDVDEVTWQSYKGQLTEKQEKTREKILKRMEKITNMKKEINSIRVKDISQGGLTQGQQTQIARNEQRITQVLEELENLEETLNDSIRESIGARTGKISRGKKKGVVEDEDEYLSDGDDEFFDRTKKTSSRQKPGDNQSIETADTLLDKKDAIIQEMNEKKELLIVEKNKMSSESAKQDEVDDSLDAYMSGLSSQLVQDKSVQLEKELSTLQSELDRICYLLKIADPTGEAVKKRELKAQEPKSNKSQEVASNIKKPQAKTQKITEPCTKVDNKKPPVETQKISDTCAKADNSIQEGKPGDATMDLDKSEPGSDKVEGENVVYTVPKPQWLGAVEDRVTDDNQQPIAALHDTDESNQFVDYKDRNKILGSGDDAKTRESNIESAAPGLILRKRKQVEMTGANSNDVTRQSTSAPVGEKMAEDAVALLLKHKRGLYATDDVENQDEEKRKPKRVLGPEKPSFLNDQTDDTWVPPEGQSGDGRTSLNDKYGY, encoded by the exons ATGACGAACAACATGGCTATGCCTCCCCCACCTCCCAGAATCCCTAatccctcttcttcttcttcttcttcttctgatgAGAAGAGCGTGCCAGAAACCGCAATATCAGAACCGCCACcaactactactactacttcAACCGATTCAGCAGCCATGCCTCCTCCTCGAATTCCAGAACCACCTTCTTCTTCCAATTCAGACGATTCAGCTGAACCTCGACCACCACAACAACCGCCTCAGCCGCCAAAGCcatcgtcttcttcttcttcttcttcttcttcttcttctcaggGCATACCGATTCCCTACAAGATCCCTCCATGGAGCTCTGCTCCCTGCCACGAGTTCTGCCTCGAGGTCCTCAAAGATGGCGCCATCATTGACAAATACGACGT GCATGAGAAGGGGGCGTATATGTTTGGGAGATTGGACCTCTGTGATTTTATACTGGAGCATCCCACCATTTCGCGGTTTCATGCAG TTCTACAATTCAAGAGAAGTGGTGATGCATATCTGTATGATCTTGGGAGTACTCACGGCACTTTCTTGAACAAGAATCAG GTGGAGAAAAACACATATGTTGACTTGCATGTTGGTGATGTCATTCGATTTGGCCG GTCATCTCGCCTGTTCATTTTTCAAGGGCCGTCTGAGTTGATGCCTCCA gaaatcaacaaaaaaatcaTTCGAGAAATGAAAATGCGTGAAGTAATTCTAGACAAGGAAGCTTCACTCCAACGAGCAAGGCTGGAAGCATCTCTCTCTGATGGTGTATCATGGGGAATGGGTGAAGATGCTATTGAGGAAGAGGAG GACGATGTGGATGAAGTGACTTGGCAGTCATATAAAGGACAGCTCACAGAAAAACAGGAAAAAACACGTGAGAAGATACTAAAAAGGATGGAAAAG ATTACAAACATGAAGAAAGAAATCAACTCTATACGAGTTAAAGACATTTCTCAGGGTGGGCTGACTCAAGGCCAACAGACTCAAATTGCTAGGAATGAGCAAAGAATAACACAG gTATTGGAAGAACTTGAAAACTTGGAAGAGACACTGAATGACAGTATACGAGAAAGCATAGGTGCTCGTACAGGAAAAATATCTCGTGGAAAGAAGAAAGGTGTTGtggaagatgaagatgaatATCTCAG CGACGGTGACGATGAATTTTTTGACCGCACAAAGAAAACGTCTTCTCGCCAGAAGCCTGGTGACAACCAATCTATTGAGACTGCTGATACTCTTCTGGATAAAAAAGATGCCATTATCCAGGAGATGAATGAGAAGAAAGAGTTGCTTATAGTTGAAAAGAATAAAATGTCATCAGAGTCTGCCAAACAAGATGAAGTTGATGATTCCCTTGATGCTTACATGTCTGGACTTTCATCCCAACTTG TTCAAGACAAAAGTGTGCAGCTTGAGAAGGAATTGTCAACTCTTCAGTCCGAGTTGGATAGGATTTGCTACTTATTGAAGATTGCTGACCCAACAGGCGAAGCTGTCAAGAAAAGGGAGTTGAAAGCACAAGAACCCAAATCAAACAAATCTCAAGAAGTTGCCTCTAACATAAAGAAACCACAAGCAAAAACCCAGAAAATCACTGAACCTTGTACTAAGGTCGATAACAAGAAACCACCTGTGGAAACTCAGAAAATCAGTGACACTTGTGCAAAGGCAGATAACTCCATACAAGAAGGGAAACCTGGAGATGCAACTATGGATTTGGACAAGTCAGAACCTGGCAGTGACAAAGTGGAGGGTGAGAATGTTGTATACACGGTTCCAAAGCCCCAGTGGCTTGGGGCTGTAGAGGACAGGGTTACAGATGATAACCAACAACCAATAGCCGCTTTGCATGATACAGACGAGTCCAATCAGTTCGTTGACTACAAGGACAGGAACAAAATTTTAGGTTCGGGTGATGATGCAAAGACTAGAGAATCTAATATTGAGTCTGCTGCTCCTGGTCTGATTTTAAGGAAAAGAAAACAAGTTGAGATGACGGGTGCAAATAGTAATGATGTCACTCGGCAATCGACTTCTGCTCCTGTGGGTGAAAAAATGGCTGAGGATGCTGTGGCTTTATTATTAAAGCACAAAAGGGGATTGTATGCAACTGATGATGTGGAAAACCAAGATGAGGAGAAGAGGAAGCCTAAAAGAGTGCTTGGGCCTGAGAAACCATCATTTTTGAACGATCAGACAGATGACACATGGGTTCCCCCTGAAG GACAATCAGGTGATGGACGAACTTCTTTGAATGACAAATATGGCTACTGA
- the LOC130976605 gene encoding ATP sulfurylase 2-like, giving the protein MSLSIKLHVTTSHLNYLNHHAKTNTNTSTSNIRTKPIYTSNPLIITTSRSRKMSLGSYGAPFIKSSLIEPDGGALVDLVVPESQRGPKILEAEALPKVKLTKIDIEWVHVISEGWASPLRGFMREDEYLQSLHFNALRLKGNGSLVNMSLPIVLAIDDQTKEKIGNSSNVGLLGPSGDCIAILRSIEIYKHNKEERIARTWGTIAVGLPYVEEAITPAGNWLLGGDLEVLKPIKYNDGLDNYRLSPKQLREEFDRREADAVFAFQLRNPVHNGHALLMNDTRKRLLEMGYKNPILLLHPLGGFTKADDVPLSVRMEQHSKVLEDGVLDPETTIVAIFPSPMHYAGPTEVQWHAKARINAGANFYIVGRDPAGMGHPTEKRDLYDPDHGKKVLSMAPGLEKLNILPFRVAAYDTSENKMAFFDPSRAKDFLFISGTKMRAYAKSGENPPDGFMCPNGWKVLLKYYESLQTEESPQQPAVLSA; this is encoded by the exons ATGTCTCTCTCCATTAAGTTACACGTAACAACTTCCCATCTAAATTACCTCAACCACCATGCCAAAACCAACACCAACACTAGCACAAGTAACATTAGAACCAAACCAATTTACACTTCCAACCCATTGATCATAACAACTAGTAGGTCTAGAAAAATGAGCCTAGGCTCCTATGGTGCACCCTTTATTAAGAGCTCATTGATTGAGCCAGATGGGGGTGCATTGGTGGACCTTGTGGTGCCAGAGTCTCAAAGGGGTCCTAAGATTTTGGAAGCTGAGGCACTTCCAAAGGTAAAGCTCACAAAGATTGATATAGAGTGGGTGCATGTGATTAGTGAAGGTTGGGCTAGTCCCTTGAGAGGGTTCATGAGGGAAGATGAGTACTTGCAAAGCCTTCATTTCAATGCTTTGAGGTTGAAAGGAAATGGATCTTTGGTGAACATGTCACTACCAATTGTGTTGGCAATTGATGATCAGACCAAGGAGAAAATTGGGAATTCCTCCAATGTTGGGTTGCTTGGTCCCAGTGGAGATTGCATTGCTATTCTTAGAAG CATTGAAATCTATAAGCACAACAAGGAAGAAAGAATAGCTAGAACATGGGGAACAATTGCTGTAGGGCTGCCATATGTAGAGGAGGCGATTACTCCGGCCGGTAACTGGCTTCTCGGAGGAGACTTGGAAGTGCTAAAGCCTATCAAGTACAATGATGGCCTTGATAACTACAGGCTATCTCCTAAACAACTCCGTGAGGAATTCGACCGGCGAGAAGCCGATGCAGTTTTTGCCTTTCAGTTAAGAAACCCTGTGCATAATGGTCATGCCTTGTTAATGAATGATACTAGAAAGCGCCTATTGGAAATGGGATACAAAAATCCAATTTTGTTGCTTCATCCTCTTGGTGGTTTCACAAAAGCTGATGATGTGCCTTTGAGTGTTAGAATGGAGCAACATAGCAAG GTCTTAGAAGATGGAGTTCTTGATCCTGAGACCACCATAGTGGCTATATTTCCTTCACCTATGCACTATGCAGGTCCAACCGAGGTGCAGTGGCATGCCAAGGCTAGGATCAATGCTGGTGCCAACTTCTATATTGTCGGTCGCGATCCAGCTGGCATGGGACACCCAACTGAGAAAAGGGATTTATATGATCCTGATCATGGTAAAAAGGTGTTAAGCATGGCACCTGGCCTAGAAAAGCTTAATATTTTGCCATTTAGG GTAGCAGCATATGATACTAGTGAGAATAAGATGGCATTTTTCGATCCCTCTCGCGCCAAGGATTTTCTCTTCATATCCGGAACAAAG ATGAGGGCTTATGCAAAAAGTGGAGAGAATCCACCAGATGGTTTTATGTGTCCTAATGGATGGAAGGTTCTTCTTAAATACTATGAAAGTTTGCAAACTGAAGAGTCACCACAACAGCCTGCAGTGTTATCTGCATAG
- the LOC130973544 gene encoding pentatricopeptide repeat-containing protein At3g29290-like: protein MANSFEFGPSEEEEEEQYVDDNDDEEEYVNGYEEEYLEEGEKNYSSFVSKNHLPPWGEVEVKVVEEEEDKNDDDIDDGGREADESFVLNNDDDDDEDEDEDEDEDDVKGREGIDASFVGKKDLPPWGEVEGSRHWHSRIVDVTRSASKEKGLVNERRALYLEETDENVLSNRILVLSRTNKIRSAMEYFRSMELSGLCPSIHACNSLMSSLMRHGWLDDCLKVFRFTRTRKITTGQTYSLILMAQVKAQGCDSAINFFRELESECHVRKDFDAIVYNTMISICRRVGNWSEIERVWSDMKANGCVGTEVTYQLLVTSFARHGQSELALYAYHEMIQNGFEPESNTLNAIVSVYAKEGKWDAASNVFQKMLNSELRPNIIACNALINSLGRAGELKQAYQVYNTMKLLGHKPDAYTFSALLSSLNKANRHHEALQLFEMVKKTEASQFNVRLYNTVLMSCSKLRLWDKALEILWQMEASEMSDLTMSYNLVIRTCELARKPTIALQVYQHMVDQNCIPNTLTYLSLVRCCVRGDLWEELEEILKRTMPNATLYNAAVQGMCLRGKVNLANKVYAKMLEKNLQPDIRTQVLMHSMLRK, encoded by the exons ATGGCTAATAGTTTTGAATTTGGTCCTTctgaagaagaggaggaagaacaATATgttgatgataatgatgatgaagaagaatatgttaatgGTTATGAAGAGGAATAtcttgaagaaggagaaaaaaattatagttcCTTTGTTTCAAAGAATCATTTGCCTCCATGGGGAGAAGTAGAAGTAAaagtagtagaagaagaagaagacaaaaatgatgatgatattgatgatGGAGGGAGAGAAGCTGATGAATCTTTTGTGCtcaataatgatgatgatgatgatgaagatgaagatgaagatgaggatgaagatgatGTTAAAGGAAGAGAAGGAATTGATGCATCTTTTGTAGGCAAGAAGGATTTACCACCCTGGGGAGAAGTGGAAGGTTCTAGGCACTGGCATTCTCGAATTGTCGATGTTACTCGGTCAGCTTCGAAAGAGAAGGGACTTGTGAATGAGCGAAGAGCTCTTTATTTGGAGGAAACGGATGAGAATGTTCTTTCTAATAGGATTTTGGTGCTTAGTAGAACTAACAAGATTAGAAGTGCAATGGAATATTTTAGGTCTATGGAATTATCAGGCCTTTGTCCGAGTATCCATGCTTGTAATTCTCTTATGTCTAGCCTTATGAGACATGGGTGGCTTGACGATTGCTTAAAGGTGTTCAGGTTCACGAGAACACGGAAGATTACTACTGGGCAAACTTATAGCTTGATTCTTATGGCACAGGTAAAAGCTCAAGGTTGTGACTCGGCTATAAATTTCTTTAGAGAACTAGAAAGTGAATGCCATGTGAGAAAGGATTTTGACGCAATTGTTTACAACACTATGATATCAATTTGCAGAAGGGTTGGCAATTGGAGTGAGATAGAGAGGGTGTGGAGTGATATGAAGGCAAATGGATGTGTAGGAACCGAAGTTACATATCAATTATTGGTCACTAGTTTTGCACGACACGGTCAGAGTGAGCTTGCCCTTTATGCTTACCATGAGATGATTCAGAATGGATTTGAACCAGAAAGCAACACATTGAACGCCATAGTTAGTGTATATGCGAAGGAGGGAAAATGGGATGCTGCATCAAATGTCTTTCAGAAAATGTTAAATAGTGAACTTAGGCCAAACATTATTGCATGCAATGCATTGATTAACTCGCTTGGAAGGGCTGGAGAACTCAAACAAGCATATCAGGTCTATAATACAATGAAATTGTTGGGCCATAAACCAGATGCATATACATTCAGTGCACTACTTAGTTCTCTTAACAAGGCTAATAGGCATCATGAAGCTCTGCAGCTTTTTGAGATGGTTAAAAAAACGGAAGCATCTCAGTTCAATGTACGTTTATACAATACTGTTTTGATGTCCTGCTCGAAGCTTCGGTTATGGGATAAAGCTCTAGAAATTCTGTGGCAGATGGAAGCTTCTGAAATGTCTGATTTGACAATGTCATATAATCTTGTTATCAGGACCTGTGAGCTTGCAAGGAAGCCAACAATTGCTCTGCAAGTGTATCAGCATATGGTTGACCAGAATTGCATTCCGAACACATTAACTTATCTGTCCCTGGTTCGATGTTGTGTTCGTGGAGATCTCTGGGAAGAGTTAGAGGAAATATTAAAG CGGACTATGCCAAATGCCACTCTTTATAATGCTGCTGTGCAAGGGATGTGTTTACGTGGCAAGGTTAATTTGGCAAACAAGGTTTATGCAAAAATGCTAGAGAAAAATCTTCAACCTGACATCAGAACACAAGTACTGATGCACTCTATGTTAAGGAAGTAG
- the LOC130975870 gene encoding putative UPF0481 protein At3g02645, translated as MSHYFKPSMMPKDESTSNFDELRWVIKIREILDEDLDYGDELSVSIFNVPKTLMAIHQDSYIPQQVAIGPYHYWRQELYEMERYKLAAAKRFQNQLQSLKLEHIVVQLIRFEHRIRGCYHKYLNVNGETLAWMMVVDAAFLLEFLQIFANHDGTMTIGVSSRMSHLLDYAGRKLAHNAILKDIVMLENQIPLFVLRKMLEFKFSSLELADDMLFSMFIGLFKDLSPFSPMEEEDYPQILVSECAHLLDFLYEMIVPKLEEQSDPAESEDRHKDGEHHENSLVNYAKQFLFGVWKMVSTLVEASISCIKMFLTCRTMKVIFRVPWTIISNLPGFGIIKQPVEYLFFNQDKEPTKKEENGNLSSNNITNKSPLMEEITIPSVTELAKSGVSFIAANGNISTIRFDVKTKTLYLPKVGLDINTEVLLRNLVAYEASNSSGPLIFTRYTELMNGIIDTEEDVKILREKGVILNHLKSDEEVANLWNGMSKSIKLTRVPLLDKAIEDVNQYYNGRVSIKVWKFVKVYVFGSWQFLTFLAAIFLLFLISLQVFFTFYKFIKA; from the coding sequence ATGTCACATTATTTTAAGCCTTCAATGATGCCAAAAGATGAGTCAACATCCAACTTTGATGAACTTAGGTGGGTGATTAAAATCCGTGAAATCCTTGATGAAGATCTAGATTATGGTGATGAGTTATCTGTATCAATCTTTAATGTTCCTAAGACCCTTATGGCCATTCATCAAGATTCATATATTCCTCAACAAGTTGCAATTGGACCTTACCACTATTGGCGCCAAGAGCTATATGAAATGGAGAGGTACAAGCTTGCGGCCGCGAAACGGTTCCAAAATCAGCTGCAAAGCCTTAAATTGGAGCACATTGTTGTCCAATTGATAAGGTTTGAACATAGGATTCGCGGGTGCTACCATAAGTACTTGAATGTTAATGGCGAAACGTTGGCGTGGATGATGGTAGTTGATGCTGCATTCTTGTTAGAGTTTCTTCAAATTTTTGCTAACCATGATGGAACAATGACAATAGGAGTTTCTTCAAGAATGTCTCACTTGTTGGATTATGCAGGTAGAAAATTAGCTCACAATGCAATCTTGAAGGATATTGTGATGCTTGAAAATCAAATCCCATTATTTGTATTGAGAAAGATGTTGGAGTTCAAATTCTCATCACTAGAGTTAGCAGATGACATGCTATTTTCCATGTTCATAGGATTGTTTAAAGATCTTTCGCCTTTTTCGCCCATGGAGGAGGAGGACTATCCCCAAATCCTTGTCTCAGAATGTGCACATCTTCTAGATTTTTTGTATGAGATGATTGTGCCTAAATTGGAAGAACAATCCGATCCAGCAGAATCAGAGGATCGACATAAAGATGGCGAGCACCACGAAAATTCGTTAGTGAACTATGCTAAGCAATTTCTATTTGGGGTTTGGAAAATGGTTTCAACATTGGTTGAAGCATCAATAAGTTGTATCAAAATGTTCCTAACATGTAGAACCATGAAAGTGATCTTTAGGGTGCCTTGGACAATCATTTCTAACCTACCCGGATTCGGAATCATAAAGCAACCAGTTGAGTACTTGTTCTTTAATCAAGACAAAGAACcaacaaaaaaagaagaaaatggtAATTTAAGTTCAAATAATATCACCAACAAGTCACCCTTAATGGAAGAAATCACAATTCCATCGGTCACAGAACTCGCGAAATCCGGGGTTAGTTTCATTGCTGCTAATGGAAACATATCAACCATTAGATTTGATGTTAAAACAAAAACACTCTATCTTCCAAAAGTTGGTTTGGACATAAACACTGAAGTGTTGTTAAGAAACTTGGTTGCTTATGAGGCATCAAATTCATCAGGGCCATTGATTTTTACACGTTACACTGAATTGATGAATGGGATCATAGACACTGAGGAAGATGTAAAGATCCTTAGAGAAAAAGGGGTGATTTTGAATCACTTAAAGAGTGATGAAGAGGTGGCAAACTTGTGGAATGGGATGAGTAAGTCCATTAAGTTGACAAGGGTGCCATTATTGGATAAGGCCATTGAAGATGTTAATCAGTATTATAATGGTAGAGTTAGTATTAAGGTTTGGAAATTTGTGAAGGTCTATGTGTTTGGTTCATGGCAGTTTCTTACATTCCTTGCAGCAATATTCCTCTTGTTCTTGATCTCCTTGCAAGTCTTTTTCACTTTCTATAAATTCATAAAAGCATGA